GACATCACTGAACGCAAACGCGCCGAGGAGCACCTGCGCTATCTGGCCACCACCGACGAACTCACGGGGCTGTATAACCGACGCCATTTCATGGAAATTTTGGACACCGAGATTGAGCGGGCCAAACGCTACGAACAAAGCTTGGCCTTGATCTCCCTGGACATCGACCATTTCAAGACTATCAATGACACGCATGGCCACGCCGTGGGCGACGCCGCGCTGGAGCATCTTGCGGCCCAGCTTTTGGCCTGCAAGCGCCAACCCGACAGCCTGGGACGCCTCGGGGGCGAAGAGTTCGCGCTTATCGCCCCGCACACCGACCGTGCCGGAGCGACCGAGTTGGCCGAACGTATCCGGAGCGAACTCGAACGGACTCCCATCGAGTTGGAGTCCACCAGCTTGCATCCGACCATCAGTCTCGGCGTCACTGCATTGAACATCCAGGACAACGACACCATCGACGCCCTGCTCAAACGCGCCGACGACGCCCTCTACGAAGCCAAACGCACCGGACGCAACCGCACGGTTACCTCCTGAGCGTTCCCCCGTAGCTCGCGGCCCTCCGAGGCCACCCTGAGGTGCGGCGAACGGCTTCATGGATAAAAATCGATTACCGGTACCTATGGGCGCCGACGCTGCTCTTCTTGCCGTCCTCTGGCTTTCGTAAGAACGCCTAGCCGCGGTTCCCCCTCTGGGCTCTCTGTGTCCTCTGTGGTTGAACCTTCACGGAAGCTCCTGCGGCCTCCCGCAGCCCATGCCTGGGCTCAAATTATGGCCGGAGCCATAGGACAAGACGCCCCCACGCGGGAGGCTGAAACGAAGAGAAACCCTTACCCCATACTTGCCGGCATCGGCGCTGCCACTACTTCGCCACGGACCGTGACTTCTCCTTCGGCTTCGATCTCCACACCGATCACCAGTTTGCTTTTGCGGCGCTCTTTGAGCCGCCCCCGAAGAACGAGTTCCGGCCCCAGCGGTGTCGGCTTGCGAAAGGTGACCTGCAAGGCGGCGGTCACATACCGCCCCAACGGTTCATCCTTGCACCCCCCTTTTTCAGTTGCCGCCACGGCTGCCGCTGTGCCGACGCCGTGGCAATCGACCAGCGAGGCCAAAAGCCCGCCATAAACAAAGCCCGGCAAGGCCATATGTTCGTCCTTTGGCGTAAAACGGGCCACCGCCTCCTCGCCCAACCAATAGCTCTTGAGCTGCAGGCCGTGCTCGTTCATACGTCCGCAACCATAACAATGACAAAAATCCGGGTCATACTGATGCTGAATCGGGGTAGTGGCCACGATACTCTCCTTGATGGTTATCTGTCGGCGTCCTTGTCCATGTAAAACAGAGTCTTGAAAGAAATCGCATCGTCAGGGTCCGGAAATACTCCTTGTACGAACTGCTTCTATCCTCTTCGAACCGCCAGGCGCCGGCCTGGCTCTTCATGTCTTGAGGGATTAACAACTTGTATCGGCTTCGGCTCCGCCGGAGCCGAGCTGCAAGTGTTCGCGGCAAATAGCACTTAAAAGCAGCGACAACTGGGTTTCCAGGCCCCCTCCCCCTTGCCAAGGGTTGGTCTTTATACACACCTGCCACCGTGGGCTAAGGTAATTGTCAATATTCAACCACCCCTGGCCCCTCCTTGCTAAGGAGGGGAATCGTAAGCGTCTGATTTGGCGCTCAATATTCGATTCCAGTCCTTGGCTTACA
The sequence above is drawn from the Desulfohalobium retbaense DSM 5692 genome and encodes:
- a CDS encoding PaaI family thioesterase, whose amino-acid sequence is MATTPIQHQYDPDFCHCYGCGRMNEHGLQLKSYWLGEEAVARFTPKDEHMALPGFVYGGLLASLVDCHGVGTAAAVAATEKGGCKDEPLGRYVTAALQVTFRKPTPLGPELVLRGRLKERRKSKLVIGVEIEAEGEVTVRGEVVAAPMPASMG